One window of the Zea mays cultivar B73 chromosome 3, Zm-B73-REFERENCE-NAM-5.0, whole genome shotgun sequence genome contains the following:
- the LOC103651184 gene encoding rop guanine nucleotide exchange factor 9, whose amino-acid sequence MNAGAQLERRSSVRRSQSMVQEEDRGQPPDEELMSRSQGSSTEPSGGALRTGGAVPDKDSATPKPRLAEQSAGPSEMDLMKEKFAKLLLGEDMSGSGKGVPSALALSNAVTNLAASVFGEQRKLEPMAPDRKGRWKREVGWLLSVADHIVEFVAKKQVLDNGTEMEVMGTQQRRDLQANIPALRKLDTMLLDYLDNFKERNEFWYVKRDSCSESENEERSDEKWWIPIVKVPPGGLSKTSRGWLLHQKELVNQVLKAAMAINANCLMEMSIPDTYIDTLPKNGRASLGDALYRIITDVEFDPDDFLSTVDLTSEHKILDLKDRIEASVIIWNRKVHNKDGKSSWGSAVSQEKREQFEERAQTLLLIIKHRFPGIPQSTLDIAKIQENRDVGFALLESYSRVLESLAFNVMSRIEDVIQADNLAREKAKKNAPPAADPAAGRRGPQEAGGDDDDQSKTTLLDFMGWTGDSEGKNDDASPPPPPELPAQDDGRLMKLPNIMTNLKQTYMDKLDFLSGNRSPSGRH is encoded by the exons ATGAACGCCGGTGCGCAGCTTGAGCGGCGGAGCTCGGTGCGGCGGTCGCAGAGCATGGTGCAGGAGGAGGACAGGGGCCAGCCGCCCGACGAGGAGCTCATGTCCCGGAGCCAGGGCTCCAGCACGGAGCCGTCGGGCGGGGCGCTCAGGACCGGCGGCGCCGTGCCCGACAAGGACAGCGCGACGCCCAAGCCGCGCCTCGCCGAACAGAGCGCGGGACCTTCCG AGATGGACCTGATGAAGGAGAAGTTCGCCAAGCTGCTGCTCGGGGAGGACATGTCCGGGTCCGGGAAAGGGGTGCCCTCGGCGCTCGCCCTCTCCAACGCCGTCACCAACCTCGCAG CTTCTGTGTTCGGCGAGCAACGGAAGCTGGAGCCCATGGCCCCGGACAGAAAGGGGAGGTGGAAGAGAGAAGTGGGCTGGCTTCTGTCCGTCGCTGACCACATCGTCGAGTTCGTCGCCAAGAAACAAGTCCTGGACAACGGCACCGAAATGGAG GTGATGGGCACGCAGCAGAGACGGGATCTCCAGGCCAACATTCCAGCATTGCGTAAACTGGACACGATGCTTCTC GACTACCTGGATAACTTCAAGGAACGCAACGAGTTCTGGTACGTGAAGCGCGACTCGTGCTCAGAGAGCGAGAACGAGGAGAGGTCCGACGAGAAATGGTGGATCCCGATCGTCAAGGTGCCCCCCGGCGGGCTTTCCAAGACCTCTAGAGGCTGGCTCCTGCACCAGAAGGAGCTGGTGAACCAGGTGCTCAAGGCGGCCATGGCCATCAATGCCAACTGCCTCATGGAGATGAGCATCCCGGACACGTATATAGACACGCTCCCTAAG AACGGGAGAGCCAGCCTCGGGGACGCGCTGTACCGAATCATCACAGATGTGGAGTTCGACCCGGACGACTTCCTGTCGACGGTGGACCTGACGTCGGAGCACAAGATCCTGGACCTCAAGGACCGGATCGAGGCATCGGTCATCATCTGGAACAGGAAGGTGCACAACAAGGACGGCAAGTCCTCTTGGGGCTCCGCCGTCAGCCAGGAGAAGAGGGAGCAGTTCGAGGAGCGGGCGCAGACACTGCTGCTCATCATCAAGCACAGGTTCCCCGGAATCCCCCAGTCCACGCTCGACATCGCAAAGATCCAAGAGAACAGG GACGTCGGGTTTGCGCTGCTTGAGAGCTACTCCAGGGTCCTGGAGAGCCTGGCGTTCAACGTCATGTCCCGGATAGAGGACGTCATCCAGGCCGACAACCTGGCTAgggagaaggccaagaagaacgcGCCGCCCGCAGCAGACCCCGCCGCCGGACGCCGCGGCCCGCAGGAGGCcggtggcgacgacgacgaccagaGCAAGACGACCCTGCTGGACTTCATGGGGTGGACTGGGGACTCCGAGGGCAAGAACGACGACGCATCTCCCCCGCCGCCACCCGAGCTGCCGGCGCAGGACGACGGCAGGCTGATGAAGCTGCCAAACATCATGACCAACCTCAAGCAGACGTACATGGATAAGCTGGACTTCCTCAGCGGGAACAGAAGCCCCTCAGGTCGCCATTAG